The following proteins are co-located in the Manihot esculenta cultivar AM560-2 chromosome 9, M.esculenta_v8, whole genome shotgun sequence genome:
- the LOC110607249 gene encoding putative pentatricopeptide repeat-containing protein At1g12700, mitochondrial isoform X2, whose amino-acid sequence MHPLPCRAPFNRFFSALVKMKQYHTVLSMSKTIELLGISHNVYSLNILINCFCRLHLVDFGFSVFGKMFKFGLEPTAVTFNTLINGLCMDSKIDKAVECFDDMVARGYQPNVRTFNVIVNGMCKFGKTNVAIGLLKGMADRGCEPNVVTYSAIIDALCKDELVDEALELFSQMRNKGISPDVITYTSLIHKVCKLGQKNQALALMNEMVQQNILPNVYTFNVLIDALCKDGMVSEAQNTFNVMIQRGVEPDVVTYNSLIDGLCISDQFKEALALLKEMVGRNISPSVFTFNILIDTLCKKGLVSNAENIIKIMIQRGVEPDVVTYNSLMDGYCLCKRIDKARKVFDLMVTNEIADIFSYSILINGYCKCKMIDDAKDIFVEMSHKGLVPNAVTYSTLIKGMFEAGRPQTAQELFKNMCSHGQQPNIVTFSIMIAGLCRQGNLDEALTLLKAMEKSQLKPNFVIYSSLINVQL is encoded by the exons ATGCATCCTCTGCCTTGTAGGGCTCCATTTAATAGATTCTTTTCTGCCCTTGTGAAAATGAAGCAATATCATACTGTCCTTTCCATGTCTAAAACAATTGAATTGCTAGGAATCTCTCACAATGTTTATTCTCTTAAcatcttaattaattgcttCTGCCGTTTACATCTTGTGGATTTTGGCTTCTCTGTTTTCGGCAAGATGTTCAAATTCGGATTGGAGCCTACCGCTGTGACATTTAATACATTAATTAATGGGCTTTGTATGGACAGTAAAATCGATAAAGCAGTGGAATGTTTCGATGATATGGTTGCACGTGGTTATCAACCTAATGTTCGTACTTTCAATGTGATAGTAAACGGAATGTGTAAATTTGGGAAAACAAATGTGGCTATTGGGCTACTAAAGGGAATGGCTGATAGGGGTTGTGAGCCAAATGTTGTGACATACAGTGCAATCATTGACGCACTTTGCAAGGATGAGCTAGTTGATGAGGCTTTAGAGCTCTTCTCTCAAATGAGGAATAAGGGCATTTCACCTGATGTCATCACTTACACTAGTTTAATTCATAAGGTTTGCAAATTAGGCCAAAAGAACCAAGCTTTGGCCTTGATGAATGAAATGGTGCAGCAGAACATATTACCAAATGTTTATACCTTCAATGTATTGATTGATGCTCTTTGTAAGGATGGAATGGTTTCAGAGGCTCAAAATACATTCAAtgtaatgattcaaagaggtgtagAGCCTGATGTGGTCACCTACAATTCCTTAATTGATGGTCTTTGCATTTCAGACCAATTCAAGGAAGCTTTGGCCTTGTTGAAAGAAATGGTGGGGAGGAACATATCCCCTAGTGTTTTTACCTTCAATATATTGATCGACACTCTTTGTAAGAAAGGACTGGTTTCAAATGCAgagaatataatcaaaataatgattcaaagaggtgtggAACCTGATGTTGTCACTTATAATTCCTTGATGGATGGATATTGTCTGTGCAAGCGAATTGATAAGGCTAGAAAGGTATTTGATCTGATGGTGACCAATGAAATAGCTGACATTTTTAGCTACAGCATTTTGATCAATGGATATTGTAAGTGCAAAATGATAGATGATGCAAAGGATATTTTTGTGGAAATGTCTCATAAAGGTTTAGTTCCTAATGCTGTTACTTATTCTACTCTTATAAAGGGTATGTTTGAAGCAGGGAGGCCCCAAACTGCACAGGAGCTGTTTAAGAATATGTGCTCTCATGGTCAACAGCCAAATATAGTAACCTTCTCAATTATGATTGCTGGCTTGTGTAGACAGGGGAATCTCGATGAGGCACTcacactattgaaagcaatggagaaaagtcagttgaagcctaattttgtgatctaTAGCAGTCTGATCAATG tGCAATTATGA
- the LOC110607249 gene encoding pentatricopeptide repeat-containing protein At1g63330 isoform X1 produces MHPLPCRAPFNRFFSALVKMKQYHTVLSMSKTIELLGISHNVYSLNILINCFCRLHLVDFGFSVFGKMFKFGLEPTAVTFNTLINGLCMDSKIDKAVECFDDMVARGYQPNVRTFNVIVNGMCKFGKTNVAIGLLKGMADRGCEPNVVTYSAIIDALCKDELVDEALELFSQMRNKGISPDVITYTSLIHKVCKLGQKNQALALMNEMVQQNILPNVYTFNVLIDALCKDGMVSEAQNTFNVMIQRGVEPDVVTYNSLIDGLCISDQFKEALALLKEMVGRNISPSVFTFNILIDTLCKKGLVSNAENIIKIMIQRGVEPDVVTYNSLMDGYCLCKRIDKARKVFDLMVTNEIADIFSYSILINGYCKCKMIDDAKDIFVEMSHKGLVPNAVTYSTLIKGMFEAGRPQTAQELFKNMCSHGQQPNIVTFSIMIAGLCRQGNLDEALTLLKAMEKSQLKPNFVIYSSLINGMCKVGKISDAKELFSSLFEIGLQPDVYVYSAIMKGLCQQGLMDEAYKVFKDMEKVGCLPNNCCYNIIIQGFLKHEDLPKASELINEMVDKGFSADDATTELVVHLSQNNDLILRLLKVRNEGSAN; encoded by the coding sequence ATGCATCCTCTGCCTTGTAGGGCTCCATTTAATAGATTCTTTTCTGCCCTTGTGAAAATGAAGCAATATCATACTGTCCTTTCCATGTCTAAAACAATTGAATTGCTAGGAATCTCTCACAATGTTTATTCTCTTAAcatcttaattaattgcttCTGCCGTTTACATCTTGTGGATTTTGGCTTCTCTGTTTTCGGCAAGATGTTCAAATTCGGATTGGAGCCTACCGCTGTGACATTTAATACATTAATTAATGGGCTTTGTATGGACAGTAAAATCGATAAAGCAGTGGAATGTTTCGATGATATGGTTGCACGTGGTTATCAACCTAATGTTCGTACTTTCAATGTGATAGTAAACGGAATGTGTAAATTTGGGAAAACAAATGTGGCTATTGGGCTACTAAAGGGAATGGCTGATAGGGGTTGTGAGCCAAATGTTGTGACATACAGTGCAATCATTGACGCACTTTGCAAGGATGAGCTAGTTGATGAGGCTTTAGAGCTCTTCTCTCAAATGAGGAATAAGGGCATTTCACCTGATGTCATCACTTACACTAGTTTAATTCATAAGGTTTGCAAATTAGGCCAAAAGAACCAAGCTTTGGCCTTGATGAATGAAATGGTGCAGCAGAACATATTACCAAATGTTTATACCTTCAATGTATTGATTGATGCTCTTTGTAAGGATGGAATGGTTTCAGAGGCTCAAAATACATTCAAtgtaatgattcaaagaggtgtagAGCCTGATGTGGTCACCTACAATTCCTTAATTGATGGTCTTTGCATTTCAGACCAATTCAAGGAAGCTTTGGCCTTGTTGAAAGAAATGGTGGGGAGGAACATATCCCCTAGTGTTTTTACCTTCAATATATTGATCGACACTCTTTGTAAGAAAGGACTGGTTTCAAATGCAgagaatataatcaaaataatgattcaaagaggtgtggAACCTGATGTTGTCACTTATAATTCCTTGATGGATGGATATTGTCTGTGCAAGCGAATTGATAAGGCTAGAAAGGTATTTGATCTGATGGTGACCAATGAAATAGCTGACATTTTTAGCTACAGCATTTTGATCAATGGATATTGTAAGTGCAAAATGATAGATGATGCAAAGGATATTTTTGTGGAAATGTCTCATAAAGGTTTAGTTCCTAATGCTGTTACTTATTCTACTCTTATAAAGGGTATGTTTGAAGCAGGGAGGCCCCAAACTGCACAGGAGCTGTTTAAGAATATGTGCTCTCATGGTCAACAGCCAAATATAGTAACCTTCTCAATTATGATTGCTGGCTTGTGTAGACAGGGGAATCTCGATGAGGCACTcacactattgaaagcaatggagaaaagtcagttgaagcctaattttgtgatctaTAGCAGTCTGATCAATGGTATGTGCAAAGTTGGGAAGATTAGTGATGCCAAGGAACTTTTTTCTAGTCTTTTTGAAATTGGTTTACAAcctgatgtttatgtatatagtGCAATTATGAAAGGACTCTGCCAACAAGGATTAATGGATGAAGCGTATAAGGTATTTAAAGACATGGAAAAGGTAGGATGTTTACCAAATAATTGTTGTTATAATATCATCATTCAAGGGTTTCTCAAGCATGAGGATTTACCAAAAGCATCAGAACTAATCAACGAAATGGTTGATAAGGGGTTCTCTGCTGATGATGCTACCACAGAATTGGTAGTACATTTATCGCAGAATAATGATCTCATTCTGAGGCTTTTAAAGGTGCGCAATGAGGGATCAGCAAACTAA